From the Pyrenophora tritici-repentis strain M4 chromosome 5, whole genome shotgun sequence genome, the window GTATATCATGCGCGAGGTAATTCGTGCTATAGCGTAGTTGCCCGCATCATGACATTAACCCCTAAAACTACTGCTCCTAAACGATTATAGGTAATGACTTTGATATGGTCACTCGTTACATACCCCAAACTGTCATTCTAATACCACTAATCGTCCACCGATCGTCTGCCGGAGGCAGTAGCTTCTTTACAACACGCTAAGCTTGTATAACGTCTCGCATAGGTGTTACATTGGCTACATATATCTGAATAGATAACTTAGGGCAGTACGCAAGACAAGAAATATCCTGTTCAGAGTAGTAAGGTAAGACCCTATGGTTGGGCTGCCTGCGGACTAAAAGAAAGGCCCTGTGGCGCAAAACACAGATATGTTGACGTAACTTTGCTTGACCGAACCTTATGCGATAAAGATGGAGCAGCACTTCGGCTCGTATGAACTGAGACATAAACCATCCAGCTAAATCTTGAATAGCTCTTCTAGAAGGCTAGACTTCGAGCTGAGATATGTTATCGGGTGTTCTATCGCTGCCAACAACTAGTTAGTAAACGTGAGGAAAGAGTGCCTGAGAAAATTTCTGGCGTGATTCAATAAGCATTTCCTTCTCGGTTGTCTTGTGATGATCCTTCACATTAGATATCCTCCGCTTCTGTTTAAACTAGGAAATACTGTTCTGCTCTTACTATGCACTGGGGCTCCCCGCTCATTCTTTTAGAGTATCCGGATATGATAGGATTTTAGAGAAGGCTTAAACTACAGCTATCATATTGTGCTGGCGAAAGCTACCATCTTCTGTAATTGCCTCCGATGTCTTTGTGAACGGAGACACAGCGAGGTAGTTAGCTACCAGAACAGCGAGAATCTTAATGCGTAACGCCAACCAAGACTCTGAGGAGAACTTGACGTAATTACTAACAATAGCCCCCTTATGCTTATCAATAATCTAACTTGCGAGGAGTACATACTGTTGACCAAAGCTTTAGGCACCCTTGGGGTCTCCTACGTGATTCACGCTCCAAAGCTTATCTATCGCACTGTGTGATATATCGTCATGGAGGCTATACACACGGCTTACCTTTCGACTTCCAGAGTACCTAGGTACCAAGAGAAAGTCCTGACTCACACCTGAGGTCGACCTAGACGTGATATCATGCATAGCTCCAATATTCCAGGATCAAAACAATCCACTCAAGAGCGGAACCTGATAGGTCTCATTCCAGGTTGCTGCCCAAGCAGTCAACCAGAGTACCCCTTTTCCAATCGAACTGCTATCAGCAGGAtccagactccgcaacaatcaatcgatcgacatgattgattcctatataggttaaagagttactttattaggcagcctttaacctagataggaatcaatcatgccgatccgattgattgttgcggagtctggcaGGATCGCTCTTGAGCTCCACCACCGGCTCCCACTTAATAAGCGAAACGCCACGAAGGCCACGCTATTCTTCGCGGCGGATGCCTAAACCGTCTCGCCACGGTGCTCGATCCTAATACATGCAGCATGCACTGATGCTCACACCACCATCAGCGACACGAAGGACGAATAGATATCGGGCTGTGCAGACGGCATTCACGGAAGGGCCGCAGGATCATCAACATGTCAAATTGCAGCTCGCTTCTCGGACTTTGGTTGAGCCCGTTGGACTTGTATGCCGATTACCGTAGGTGTGCATTCGTAAACAGCGGTCGGTCGATATGGCCTGTGATACCTGGACCGCTTTACTTGTCCAGAGGCATGTCTCGCCATAATGAGGATCTCCCAGGTTTTCCGAACTGATTCCACGTTCTCCCGAACTGAGTCCTCCGTCGGGATCCATGTTAAAGATGCCGGAAACAGAAGTGAAAATCTTCCAATGCTACCTAGCTGCTATACCGAGGCATGTGATTCACCCCAGCAAGGTTGAGGGAAAATGGCAACGAGGTAGAACCGTAATTTCCTTATCTCTCGCATACGTTGACGAGTTTGTCTTACCTCGACGGCGTGGACGGAGACGGCTTTCTCCAAAGACTGGTGGACCTCGATACGAACTTGACGTCAGGCTACGCGTCGCTGAAAGGAAGGAGAGACTCACATGCACAGATTCATGTAGAGCTTTGCTTTTTCTTACTGTTTGGCAGGTAGATCAAGGCGGAGTAAGGGACGCATCCTCGGAATTGATTACCGGTAAGTACCTGTCTCTCTGAACATGTGGGACGGGAACGTACCCGAAGGATCCGCCGCCACGCACCTCCCTTATGCAACCCGCCTTTTGCTTTTGCACATCGAACGATACAATGATGTAAACAAACAAGATGCACTGCAGCCCGACTACGCTGCCTCAGGCCTGAGTTCCAAGTTTTTGCTACCACACTAAGCTCCAGCCACAATTACACTTTAGGTACATGCATGCATGCAGCCACACACAAGACCAACTTGACGCCATTACCACATGTATCTTACAAACTTTCGCTCACACCATGTGTAGTGTGCACGTTCGCCCCACGAGTCATAGAGCCGCACTGAGTCATTTGAGTAGTGTTGTAAGCGATGCCCAGGTATGCTTTCCTGGATACGATGGACAGGCCTGTGTCTCTCTGACACCACCCGCGCCCGAGCCTCCGGACCCGTGTTAATCTATTTTCAACGTCGGCGATCGCTGCATCGCCAACCAGCCTCCTCGGCACTTGCGATAAAACTTTGGCAAGTACCGTACCGAGGTACCTACCTACAAAGCGTGCATAAGCACGTATTTTGGTCAGATTGGAAAACTTCGCCTCACCGACGGACGCGACCGACCTCCCTCGCAAACACATGCCGATAGCAACCAAGGTCAGCAAGTACTGTAATGAACGCGAGGACCAAGATGAACGTGGCAGGCGATCTGCTGTTAGTTATCCGCAGCATTCCGGGTACACTAGGGATTCCTTTGATCGCCAGTCGATCATGAACACTATGACCGCATCGGATCATCCATCGGACATAGCAACCACTCCGAGACTGTCAATATACCCATTACCTACCAGTCGATTATCTTGTTCAAACTCTTACAAAGCGGCTATTGGGCTCATGATGTCGCGTTCCAAGGTAGTATTCTGGATGAACCACGGTCGATCATGAGTGAAATGTAAGTTATGTTTCACAATTCCCTTCGCCATGCTGACATCAACGACCGGTGAACACCGGACAGCGCTGATTGGTTTCCAAGAGACCCAAGAAGACGATCAAGATAATGGGAAACCGATGCGACAAGGCTGAATTCCCAGGTTTTCATCCCTCGCCTCCCCGAACGGCGCCGAGGGATGGAGTTTCGGGATGGTACTTACAGGCCAAGCGTGCGGCTGATGTGAGAACGGGATGCTGGAGGGAGGGTCGGGGTGGGTCGGGTCTATTTACCAGATTGTGTGGGTCTAACGGACTGTTGATCTACCGGTACGTACGAAAGGTAAGTATGTATGCTTGATGGTTTCGGTACTGGTATTCGGTACTTGTGAGGTTGGGATTGTCGATGTGGGCGTCACGATGTCTTATGAAGGGATGACAGGGTATGGAGATCTAAGTTTAGAGCGTGGGATTGTCGCTTCTTTGCGTCACGATTCCTTCCCGAGGGATGAAGGGTATGGGGATCTAAGTTTGAAGTGCGTTGTATCGTCGCGTGGATGGACATGGGATTGTCCTCCATGCTTCCCGTTCTGGAGACCAGAACGGGAAGGATTAGACGCAGCGACAGCAGTCGTAACGAGGTCAGTAGCGAGGTCTTGGTTCTCAAGGCATGTGTTGTGAGAAAGGTTGTCAGGGGCAAATAGTCAGTGTATGTAATTTTGGTTAACTACTGCTAATAAACCACTACAATCTGCGAAGACTGGAGTGGAAGTACCAATACAAAAGTTCTAGATGTCGCTAAAAAGGTAAACAAGAATGGCGCCCTGCCAGAACAAAAAAGAAAACAAGTCCAGACCAGACACCCTTTCTATACGCCAAGAACACCATCGCCGGTGAGAACTCCAAGTGTAAATACGCAAACATGACCCGCCTAGTGACTAAACAAAAGAAGAACGAAAAGCCGCGTCGGCTTACCAAGGCGTAGCGTCCCCCCAGTTCTCCCTCGCTCTTTCCCAAGCAATCTAAATCTAGTGTAACTGACCGTTGTTCGACGCacgtcgtcatcatcattGTCGCTTCCTCGCACGCGCCAAAAGAAAACGCAAATCACAAACCCACAAAACACCATCGCTCTCATAAATCCGACGCTCCGATCCTAAAAGTCCCACAAAGTGCCGAAAGCATGCATGCCCTCCTTCTTACAACCTCTCATCATCTCGTCGTTGCCTTGAGCATTGCTCGTGATAAAAATAACCTCTGCGCCGAAGCGCTTCCAGGTGTCGCGCAGTAGTTCCATAGTGTCGGGACGGCCGCCGCGCTTCTTGCTGTCCCATAGGATCATGCGCTCGGGCTCAATGTGCTTGGTGATGAGGCCTGTGACGGTCGGGCCGAAGGTGCGCTCCTGGTCTGACCCGATCCAGATGAGAAACCAATTGGGAGACTGGATACATGTTGAGAGAGCTGCGCCGATGCCGGTGCCGGTGCAGATACGGATGCCTCGTGTGAACATTGCTGATGCGTGGCCAACGCCAGCTGAGACAGGTTTGTTAGTTATTGATTCTTTTTTTTGTGATGACGAATATAGAAGTAGGTAGCAGGGACTGCGCTGCGGGAGAGGGGACGTACCGAACTTGAGCTGGCGGGTCCATACGGTCTTTGGTGGATCGGATACGAGAGCCTTGGTGAAGTCACCCTGGACACCACAGATCATATAGTGGTGTGTGGCGTTGCGGCCCTCGCTGATGATACCAAACGCGTGATACTCCATGACCGATGTGCGGCTGATGCGCCCGAGGAGGCCTTGCTGCATGCCACGTTCAAACTTCAAGACTGCAACCTTGGGTGATGGGATCTCCACCTCTACTGGCACTTCGCGGAGTGTAACCCAAGGAAGGAGGACACTGCGAGCTTTGTTAGTGCTATTATCAGAGGGTATCTTCCTGATGTTTCACTCACAAGATGGTCATGAAGACGGCGAACCAGAGCTCTTGCGTGCTGAGTAGACTGTGGCTATCTGACCTCCACACGCCGTGCTTTACGTCGTAGCAATTGCCCAAGACGACAAAAACCCAGGTCATCTGCAAATAGGTCAGAGTGCTACCATTGCAGATTGCGATTAGGATACATACAGCGAGGCCGAGCCATCCTACAAATCGATGGTGTTTTTCGAATACGTTGTGATGGGTGCTGACACGAGCGTTAGCATCGGTGTCACGCAAAACAATATTCGGCTCGGTGCAACTTACTTGCGAACCCACGGAAAAGCACTGCTGATTGAAATCAGGAAGAGTACATTCGTAATGATGCCGGTGGCGATCACGGCGGGATGTTGAATCCCTCGGTATCGGACGATATCGACGATCTTGTAGACTAGCCATCTAGAACCTGTTAGTCTGGGGTGACGATCACTGCTGTTTGTAGACGAGGTACTCACGCAGTGCCGGATAGAGCACATCCCGAGTGAATGCCACCGACGTGCTGCAGAGCAGAGGTCGCGGCAAGCTTCACGCACACTGGTGCCCACTTTGAAGATGTGTCAGTGACGGCTGAAAGTTTGAGGAGACGGGTGCACCTACGCCCAACCCGTATATGGCGAGTAAGTACATCAAGCGCATCCAGAGCTCGTTCCGCACTAGGACAGCGGTGAGCATATTGCCCAGAACCAAGGCACCTAGATGATTCTCCGCGTATGGGAAGCGATTGAGACCGGCGAGGATGATACCCGTCAGGTTGAGTGAGACGACGACTACGAAGAACTTCCGATAAGTGTTGAACCAAAGATCGAATAGGAGCCATCGACTGTACTCGGGCTTCTTTGGTTTTGCTGCTATCGGTTTCTCGACCGAGTTTGGTAGTTTGGCGGTATCAGCAGGCTTGTGTACAACTGGTAACGCAAGCGAGAGTTCTGACACACTCGTGCATGGTGTTATGCCTTGATGGACGGGTGAGGCAGCTGGAACTAATGAACCCTTTTGTTCGAGATATACGAATCCGGGGGCAGGCAAGTCGACTGAACTGTCGTAGATGCCTTTCTCTGCAGCATCCAACGAGTTAAGAGTGCTGCAACCAGAATAGTGGCTCCTTGGTGTCTCTGACATGGTGCTGGTATGCGGCCACGATACCATAATCCGAAAGTGCGTTGGCGGCACGACAAGGCAGGGGTGATAACGGAGGGCGACTTCAGCCAGAGATTGGATAGGCACAAAGTGACAAAGTGAAAGTGATTGATAATGATGCCAGGCTAGACTGAGAGGGCATGGAGTTGGTACTTATCCAGGTACGGGCCCAGTGTCAGGTCATCATCCCATCAGTCCTGCAACGATACCCACCCGCATTCTGGGATGCCGGTACCAATTTCCGCAGCCAACGAAGCCAAAACAGCCCTACGCGGATACGTAGTCTTGGAAACAAGCCTCCGCGCGCTTCAGCCAACCTCGTTCCGGTCGAGCCAGCGGCCGGCCGGCGCGTTCGTCTGCGTACTCAGGTCGCAGAGGATCCACCGTGGGGACCAAGAGAGCAACGTGGGGACTCTCTACGCCCCATTTCGGTAGTTAGCCCTCGATCTTGGGCCCGCAATGCATGCCTCTAGCTTCAAGATTGATCTGCGGTCGCTGTCAGCCGGAGCTTAGCCCATCCGGAGGGTCGACAGCGTCGTCATAACGCGCGTGATATTAGGGTGGTACAGACATGTCGGTAGGCTAGGATCACGCGACGTGGCCGGGATATTGTAAACTATACTACACGGTCAGTGCAGCGGTTCGGTGTGATGTCGAAAATTGACTGTTCGGGAAAGTGACAGGGGTATAAATAAAGTACATATATAGAAGCACAGAAGGTTCGACGCAAATGCACCTAGCGCAGGTGCGTTAGCGAAAACACGATATGACTAGCTTGGCAAGACATCCATGGCGAAACTTGTTAATCTACCTAGGACTGCGGGTCCGAAGCTTAATTTCTAGTTCTTCACATACAGATCAACGTATTCGTCAATGTCCATGTTATCGAGCGATTTGCTGTCTTGGGCCAACGCGACCAGCTTGTCCACGTGCTCTGCCGGGAAGTGCGGGCCGAGGTGCCTCTTGTACTTTGCGAGAATCTCAGGCTTAGCTTCTTCACGCCTCAGACGATGGCCAAGAGGAGCTTCAACAACCTCCTCATCCAAGACAGTGCCGTCCTTGAGCGTTACCGTGAGTGCATTAGAGATGGTTCGCTTCTCTGGGTCATGGTAGTCCTTGGTAAACTGTGGGTCTTCTACGCAGCTGATGCGCTGACGGAGAGACTCGACAAGTTCCGAAGTGGCAGCTTCGCTATCATCTGGGTAGTCGGTGGCTTCAAGGCGGTTGAAAACAAACATGGTGGAGACCATGTACTACCACAACGTTAGCGCGATCGGTGTATCATGAGGGGCAACCTTACTTGAACACAGTGATCACGATCAGCAAAGTTTTCCATGGGCTTGAACTGCTTATCGATGATACGAATGCAGGCCTCGTGGGTTCGGTTTACGACGCTTTCAATATCTTTGGCGCTCTTGCCCATCGCCTTCAGCTTCTTGTTCAGGCGTTGGGCAGCTTCGACTGCGGTCTGGGAGTGGAACTCAGCTTAGGGGGGGTCAGTATGCAGTATAGTATTGGAATACAAACTCGCGTGTAACTCACCAGGATACGAGACTTTGAACAGCACGTTCTCCATGACGTAGCTGCCATACCCTCTCTGGAACTGGAAAGGCTTGCCACCAAAGTTGACGTCGTAGAAGCCCCAAGTAGGAGCTGACAGAACGGTAGGCAGACCTTGTTCGCCCTTCATGACCTTGAGCACGAGGTTCACAGCGGTCTGGCAAGCATCACCGGCAGCCCAGGACTTGCGCGACATGGTGTTGGGCGAGTGGCGGTAAGTGCGCATGGACTGGCCATCAACAAAGGCCTGAGAGATGGCATCACGCGTTTGTGACTCGCTGAGTCCCATCATCTTGGAAACGACAGCTGTCGACGCAAGCTTGACCAGAATGACATGGTCCAGACCGACCTTGTTGAACGAGTTCTCAAGGGCCATGCATCCCTGAATTTCGTGTGCCCTGATCATGGCTTCCAATATGTCTCTGACCTTGAAGATTTTTCCATTGCCGAGGTTTCCTCCAGCTTTGTTTGTTCGTGTGATCCAGTCGGCAGTTGCGAGGATGGCTCCCAAGTTGTCAGAGGGGTGGCCCCACTCGGCAGCTAGCCAGCAGTCGTTGAAGTCAAGCCATCGAATCATAGCACCAATGTTGAAGGCACCGTTTACGGGATCGAGCTGGTAGTTTGTGCCCGGCACCTTGGTACCGTTGGGAACGGTTGTGCCTTCCACAACGGGACCAAGAATCTTCCTGCACTGCTCGAATCGCAGACCTTCAAGACCGCAGCCCAGAGTGTCGACGAAGACCCAGCGAGCAGTGTCGTACTATATGGAGCTTTATTAGCTTCGATTCTCTAGTAAGCGGCTAATTGACCCTACCGCAAGCTCGGAATCAATGGGCGTGTTATGGATATAGTTCGCCATGTCCTTGATCTCGGGGTCGTACTCGCGCTTGCTCAGCGTCTGTGCGACGGAGCTCTTGAGGGCGGCCATGGTGGAGAAGGCTGGTGCTGCTACACTTCGGGAGACAAAGGGAGTAGTAGAGGGAGTTGTCTGCAGAGCAATTGGCCTTGTAGCTTTGGCTAGGATGGAGGACCGCGAGCGGAGGTTTCGTGACGCGGTGCTGCACAGATTACGACTGAAGGCCGACATAGTTGATTAGCTTCTGTCGCGCCGGACGACGTCTAAGCAGCTCTGAAGAAAAGGGGCAGTCGTACTACGCGCTTTTGAAGAGATTGATGGCCTTTGATAAAGTTCAGAGTTGATGCTGAGCTGCCCTCGGCTTGCAAAATTCGGGGCGAAGGGTACGCCGTCGTCAACCGAGGCTGTGCATATCCGTATGCCGCACTGCTTCTTCCCTCGTAGCGTTGGCAGATCAGGCTTCACGATCTATTCTCACTGTTTTCATGTTTGCAATTCTGGCATTGAACGTGTGCATCATTGATTGTCATCACTACGGCAATCGAAGACACCTGCCCGCATTCCGCATCCAGACGGGTATGCTACTCGCAATACAGACATGATCCCTACCCCGCATTGTCACGGGTACAGCCTTCAGCTTCGGTAGTCCCCGGAGCCCTTTTCAAAATACCATGTCCTGGCCATGCACAAATTTGACTTTTAGGACACTAAAAGTCTTGAAACATGAAGAATATATATATATCATTCTTGCTATCAACTACCACACTATCACACCGAATAGATAGCCAAAGTGGACCTTTTGCTACTATTCCTGTCCCTCTTCCTACCATCTCCTCTCTACCCGGACTTTCTCCGTGACTGAGTCACGAAGCAAGCCACTCTTGACTCGTCTTTTTGGGTTGGATTTGCTCTGAAACTCTTAGTGGTTTCATCTACCAGTCATCCTTATCCGACTCATCGTCTACAGATGTATTAGTATAGAATCAACTTGAGCAATGCGAAAGCGAACTTACCACTGTGACTAACTTTACTCTTCCGCGCCGCTAGGGCACTAGCCAATGCCCCAGCCAAGCCAGCATCTCCAGGCGCGGCTGCGGCTCCTCCAGAAGACCCTGCAGCGGGTTCTTTGCCGGGAACTGCTGCCGCACTGCGGTCCTTCTTTTCCTGATCCGAAACCTTCTTCAATCGTGCTCCACCTCGAATATCTGCTAAAAGGCCATCTCGTACTGCTGGTACCTTGGGTAGCGGTGCCGGTGCGCCACCGGGTGGCGGAGGCGGCGGTGGTGCAGGGGGTCCAGAGGAAGGAGGCATTGGCGGTGGCGGTGGCGGAGGTGCGCCACTGTTTGGCATAGGCGGTGGCGGGGGCGCTCCGCTGCTGGGCATGGGCGGAGGTGGCGGTGCTCCGCTGTTCGGCATCGGGGGAGGTGGTGGGATCGATCGTCCGGGCATCGACGGCGgtggtggcggcggcggtggaggaggaggaggaggcgCAACATTGCTTGTTGGAGGTAGAGGCGGCGGAATTGGTGCAGGACGAGACGAAGACGGAGGCAGTGGAGGAGGCGGCGGAATGTTGTGCGCAGGAGGAAGTGGTGGAGGAGGTGCTGACGGCATATCTCTCGCTGGCGGAGGCGGTGGTACTGGGCCTCGACTgggaggtggtggtggtgcgCCCGAGGGGACACGATTGCCTGTAAAGGGTGGAGGCACCCCAAATCTGCTTCCTCCTGACCTCTCCTCATCTGGTACGGGTGTCTTCGGCGGTCGTGGTGGAGGCGGTGGCCCTGGATTCGCTGTATTGGATGAAGCTCGCGCTCTGCTTGTCGGTTGGTTTGCAAACTTTCCTGCTTCTGCGATGGGAGGGGGCGCTCTGAAGACTGGCTTCGGTGGCCCTGGTGGAGGTGTAGCTTCTCGTGGCGGAGAAGGCGGCGCTGGGCTTCCTGAAGAGTTCCGGTTGAGTCCATCAGTCCTTGTTCGTCGCGCTGGCGGGGGTGCTGGTGGAGGTCCTCGTCGCGACGTCGTAGTACTGCCCGTATGTTGAGGGCTAAGCGCGCTGGGtgggggaggcggaggagCTCTAGATTTGCGGTTATTCTCttccttgagcttctcctcCGACTTGCGCTGCTCGATGTATAATTTGATAAAGTCGGCATTTTCCTCGATTTGATCTTCTGTAATGCCCATAGCCAGCAGCTCCTTGAGAAGGGGTTGCCATGACGGATCCGTAGTATCAATCGCAGAGCTTCGCGCACTCGTAGCATTGGAATGGCTGCTTTGCACGGGCGACGTGACTGTGGTATGAGGGATCATGGAAGCTGGCGGTGGGCCTGATGCTGTGGAATTGCGGTGTCCAAAAATGCCTCCCAACAGACCATGACCATGGCCGCCGCTCTTGCCGTTGGACGTGGGCGCACGAGTTCCTGCTGTTGCGCTGAATGGCTTGTTCTTGGTGTTCTTGTGCGCGTTCTTTTCGCGGTCGTCGAGCTTCTTCTTGAACGTCTTGGCCTCCTTTTCGTCGGCAAAGGATAGACCTGCTAGACATTCCTCGAGCTCGAAGGTGTGGAAGAAGACGCGATCCTGGTTGTAGGAGAATGTGTCGTAGATCTCCTGATCCCATATGACACCTCGACTTTGGGGCTGTATCCGTCAGTCTCTCATACTCGGATAGCTCTGGTCCCACCTACCGAAATATCCACCATCTTGAGCCAAAACGTGTTTCCAACGAGATCATTCGCGAGCACCACGGCGCCCTGCAGTCCGGTGTAGGTCCATCGCTGACGGTCGGGGTAGGCAACGTACAACTTTGCGACGGCGACGGCGTGGATCTTGTTTCCCGTCTTGGGCACGGTGCGCTTCACCATCTGCTTATCCTCATCTGAGAGAATCGACGGCATGGTTGCGTGCTTCGCCGACTCGAGCTAGTAATGGTGGTGTTGAAGTTGACGGTGTGATCGAGGGCAGCCGTTGGGCTTTGGCTTATCCAGCTCAGTGGGGGCGTGCTCCTCACCAAGTGGTTAGGCAGCACATGAACTGCAATCACGTTGCAGGCGCCGCGCAAGGCGAGGCAACGTGTAGCAGGGGAAAGTGGCAGGCCGCGTGTCTATTGCCACGGTCTTGTTAAGGATAATGGTGGTGTTGTGGATGGGAGACGTCAGACCGGATGGCTGATGCGGCTAACAGGCATCCCGACCGGGCGGAAACCTACCGAACCGCTAAGAACC encodes:
- a CDS encoding PrpD, protein involved in propionate catabolism, giving the protein MSAFSRNLCSTASRNLRSRSSILAKATRPIALQTTPSTTPFVSRSVAAPAFSTMAALKSSVAQTLSKREYDPEIKDMANYIHNTPIDSELAYDTARWVFVDTLGCGLEGLRFEQCRKILGPVVEGTTVPNGTKVPGTNYQLDPVNGAFNIGAMIRWLDFNDCWLAAEWGHPSDNLGAILATADWITRTNKAGGNLGNGKIFKVRDILEAMIRAHEIQGCMALENSFNKVGLDHVILVKLASTAVVSKMMGLSESQTRDAISQAFVDGQSMRTYRHSPNTMSRKSWAAGDACQTAVNLVLKVMKGEQGLPTVLSAPTWGFYDVNFGGKPFQFQRGYGSYVMENVLFKVSYPAEFHSQTAVEAAQRLNKKLKAMGKSAKDIESVVNRTHEACIRIIDKQFKPMENFADRDHCVQYMVSTMFVFNRLEATDYPDDSEAATSELVESLRQRISCVEDPQFTKDYHDPEKRTISNALTVTLKDGTVLDEEVVEAPLGHRLRREEAKPEILAKYKRHLGPHFPAEHVDKLVALAQDSKSLDNMDIDEYVDLYVKN
- a CDS encoding Drf-FH1 multi-domain protein; this translates as MPSILSDEDKQMVKRTVPKTGNKIHAVAVAKLYVAYPDRQRWTYTGLQGAVVLANDLVGNTFWLKMVDISPQSRGVIWDQEIYDTFSYNQDRVFFHTFELEECLAGLSFADEKEAKTFKKKLDDREKNAHKNTKNKPFSATAGTRAPTSNGKSGGHGHGLLGGIFGHRNSTASGPPPASMIPHTTVTSPVQSSHSNATSARSSAIDTTDPSWQPLLKELLAMGITEDQIEENADFIKLYIEQRKSEEKLKEENNRKSRAPPPPPPSALSPQHTGSTTTSRRGPPPAPPPARRTRTDGLNRNSSGSPAPPSPPREATPPPGPPKPVFRAPPPIAEAGKFANQPTSRARASSNTANPGPPPPPRPPKTPVPDEERSGGSRFGVPPPFTGNRVPSGAPPPPPSRGPVPPPPPARDMPSAPPPPLPPAHNIPPPPPLPPSSSRPAPIPPPLPPTSNVAPPPPPPPPPPPPPSMPGRSIPPPPPMPNSGAPPPPPMPSSGAPPPPPMPNSGAPPPPPPPMPPSSGPPAPPPPPPPGGAPAPLPKVPAVRDGLLADIRGGARLKKVSDQEKKDRSAAAVPGKEPAAGSSGGAAAAPGDAGLAGALASALAARKSKVSHSDDESDKDDW